In a genomic window of Gossypium arboreum isolate Shixiya-1 chromosome 9, ASM2569848v2, whole genome shotgun sequence:
- the LOC108454080 gene encoding sulfite oxidase → MPGIKGPSDYSQEPPRHPSLQINSKVPFNAEPPRSALASSYVTPVDLFYKRNHGPIPLVDDIDRYCVDICGLIRTPKKLYMRDVRMLPKYNVTATLQCAGNRRTAMSKTRKVRGVGWDVSAIGNAVWGGAKLADVLELIGIPKLTCSTQSGGKHVEFVSIDKCKEENGGPYKASIPLSQATNPEADVLLAYEMNEEPLNRDHGYPLRVIVPGVIGARSVKWLDSINIIAEECQGFFMQKDYKMFPPSVDWDNINWSTRRPQMDFPVQSVICSLEDVQSIKPGKVTISGYAVSGGGRGIERVDISIDGGKTWLEASRSQKTGVPYIADHVSSDKWAWVLFEVTVDIPCSTEIVAKAVDSAANVQPENVQDIWNLRGILNTSWHRVQVRAGHSNM, encoded by the exons ATGCCAGGAATAAAGGGACCCTCTGATTATTCACAAGAACCCCCACGCCATCCTTCTCTTCAAATCAACTCCAAg GTGCCCTTCAATGCCGAGCCGCCGCGTTCTGCTTTAGCTTCCTCTTATGTGACTCCTGTTGATTTGTTCTACAAGAGAAATCATGGACCAATCCCCCTAGTCGATGACATAGATAG ATATTGTGTCGATATATGTGGTTTAATTAGAACTCCAAAAAAGCTGTATATGAGAGATGTAAG GATGCTGCCAAAATACAATGTCACTGCCACTTTACAG TGTGCAGGTAATAGGAGGACAGCCATGAGCAAAACTCGAAAAGTGAGAGGAGTTGGCTGGGATGTTTCTGCTATAGGGAATG CTGTCTGGGGCGGTGCCAAATTAGCTGATGTACTTGAACTCATCGGGATACCAAAGTTGACGTGTAGCACTCAGTCTGGTGGAAAACACGTGGAATTTGTGAGCATTGATAAGTGTAAG GAGGAGAATGGGGGCCCATACAAGGCATCGATTCCACTTAGTCAAGCCACTAACCCTGAAGCAGATGTTTTACTTGCTTATGAGATGAATGAAGAG CCTCTCAACAGGGATCATGGTTATCCATTGAGAGTAATTGTGCCAGGTGTTATAGGTGCACGTTCTGTCAAGTGGCTTGATTCTATCAACATAATAGCTGAAGAATGCCAG GGCTTCTTCATGCAAAAAGATTACAAGATGTTTCCGCCCTCTGTTGATTGGGATAACATCAATTGGTCTACAAGGAGGCCACAAATGGATTTCCCAGTTCAG TCTGTGATTTGTTCTTTGGAAGATGTGCAGTCAATTAAACCCGGAAAG GTAACAATTAGTGGATATGCAGTATCAGGAGGGGGGCGAGGAATCGAGAGAGTTGATATATCTATTGATGGCGGTAAAACCTGGTTGGAAGCATCTAGATCTCAGAAAACTGGTGTCCCTTACATAGCAGATCATGTAAGCAGTGACAAATGGGCATGGGTGCTTTTTGAGGTCACAGTTGATATCCCATGCAGTACTGAGATCGTTGCCAAAGCG GTGGATTCGGCTGCAAATGTGCAACCTGAAAACGTGCAAGATATTTGGAACCTAAGAGGTATTCTCAACACTTCATGGCATCGAGTTCAAGTTCGCGCCGGGCACTCAAATATGTAA